A genomic window from Lycium barbarum isolate Lr01 chromosome 4, ASM1917538v2, whole genome shotgun sequence includes:
- the LOC132634726 gene encoding probable serine/threonine-protein kinase WNK10 isoform X1 has translation MNSDISWFDKVKFDEAEVVEVSPDKRYIRYNEILGSGAFKTVYKAFDKIDGIEVAWNQICIDDALQSPQHLERIYSEVHLLRMLKHENIIKLYSSWVDDVNKSINMITELFSSGSLRQYRRKHKTVDTKAIKNWARQILQGLHYLHSHNPPVIHRDLKCDNIFINGNNGEVKLGDLGLATIMEQPTARSVIGTPEFMAPELYDEEYNELVDIYSFGMCILELITCEYPYNECRNQAQIYKKVTSGIKPASLAKVTDPHVKLFVEKCLAPVSIRLSAVELLEDPFLSSESLITPIGDHFQPSNVVSEAQSLAKSIFMDVDLAQKLQSDMCIENKTRSSQFSNLDFVKRNERNEFRLHGDKHDDHSIAFSLRIAELTGRIRHVHFVFCIDVDTVMSIASEMAEELELSNDDVATIAELIADFISKLSTSQKYSFGSSPEVNNSSNDSTLIIEDHVIGELGITSLNQGSTSASNVECKNVLRSLGNELECAKGPKIRALNNNEGSLGDVVMSDCTKNSGISFDSSRNATSNDFISSLSSLSFIDGANNKNQLQDLKLELDAINMQYQHSCRELLRMRVEAIENARKEWTGK, from the exons ATGAATTCCGATATATCATGGTTTGACAAAGTTAAATTTGATGAGGCTGAGGTTGTTGAAGTATCACCAGACAAGAGATACATTCGG TATAATGAAATCTTGGGAAGTGGAGCATTTAAGACTGT CTATAAGGCGTTCGACAAAATTGACGGAATAGAAGTTGCTTGGAATCAAATTTGCATAGATGATGCTTTGCAGTCACCTCAACATTTGGAGAGGATATATTCGGAGGTTCATTTGTTGAGAATGTTGAAGCATGAAAACATTATAAAATTGTATTCCTCCTGGGTGGACGATGTGAACAAAAGCATTAATATGATCACTGAATTATTTAGTTCAGGGAGCTTAAGGCA ATATCGGAGGAAGCACAAGACTGTTGACACAAAAGCCATTAAAAATTGGGCTAGACAAATTCTCCAAGGTTTACATTATCTCCATAGTCACAATCCACCAGTTATACATAGAGACTTGAAATGTGACAATATATTTATCAATGGAAATAATGGAGAAGTTAAACTTGGAGATCTTGGACTGGCAACAATTATGGAGCAGCCTACTGCTCGAAGTGTTATTG GTACCCCTGAATTTATGGCACCAGAGCTATATGATGAAGAATATAATGAACTTGTTGAcatttattcttttggcatgtgtATCTTGGAGCTAATAACATGTGAATATCCATATAATGAGTGTAGAAATCAAGCACAAATTTATAAAAAAGTCACGTCG GGAATAAAGCCAGCTTCTTTAGCGAAAGTAACAGATCCTCATGTAAAACTATTTGTGGAGAAATGTTTGGCCCCGGTATCCATAAGATTGAGTGCAGTTGAACTTTTGGAAGACCCATTTCTTTCATCTGAAAGCTTGATTACCCCCATAGGTGATCATTTTCAGCCCTCAAATGTTGTGTCTGAAGCACAAAGTCTGGCAAAGTCAATTTTCATGGACGTAGACCTTGCACAGAAGTTACAGAGTGACATGTGCATAGAAAACAAGACCAGATCTTCTCAGTTTTCTAATCTAGACTTCGTGAAACGTAATGAAAGAAACGAATTTAGGTTACACGGTGATAAGCATGATGACCATTCAATTGCATTCTCACTGCGAATTGCTGAGTTGACTG GTCGGATCAGGCATGTGCACTTTGTATTTTGTATTGATGTTGACACCGTGATGTCAATAGCTAGTGAGATGGCAGAGGAGCTTGAGTTGTCGAACGACGATGTGGCGACAATAGCAGAATTGATTGCCGACTTCATTTCCAAACTCTCAACAAGCCAGAAATATTCTTTTGGGAGTTCCCCTGAAGTGAATAACTCATCCAACGATTCGACTTTGATAATAGAAGATCATGTGATTGGAGAACTAGGCATTACATCTTTGAATCAAGGGAGTACATCAGCCTCAAATGTGGAGTGTAAAAATGTTTTAAGATCTCTTGGCAATGAGTTAGAATGCGCCAAAGGTCCCAAAATCCGTGCTCTAAACAACAATGAGGGTAGTCTTGGTGATGTTGTGATGAGTGACTGTACCAAAAATTCAGGGATCTCCTTTGATAGCTCGCGAAATGCCACATCTAATGATTTCATCTCTAgcctctcttctctctcttttatCGACGGGGCAAATAACAAAAATCAATTGCAGGATCTCAAGTTGGAACTTGATGCCATCAATATGCAGTATCAACATTCTTGTCGTGAACTCTTGAGAATGAGAGTGGAGGCAATTGAAAATGCTAGAAAGGAGTGGACTGGTAAATAG
- the LOC132638037 gene encoding protein yippee-like At4g27745 has protein sequence MAEVIGPRLYSCCNCRNEVALHDDVISKAFQGRNGRAFLFSHAMNIVVGRKEDRQLMTGLHTVADVYCSDCREVLGWKYERAYEETQKYKEGKFILEKSKIVKENW, from the exons ATGGCTGAGGTGATCGGCCCAAGATTATATAGTTGCTGCAATTGTAGGAATGAAGTTGCACTGCACGATGATGTAATTTCTAAAGCATTTCAA GGAAGAAATGGTCGAGCATTTTTGTTCTCTCATGCGATGAACATTGTTGTTGGGCGCAAAGAGGATAGACAGCTTATGACTGGTCTACATACAGTTGCTGATGTTTATTGCTCTGACTGTCGCGAAGTGCTTGGGTGGAAATACGAACGAGCTTATGAGGAGACACAGAAGTACAAGGAGGGCAAATTCATACTTGAGAAGTCAAAGATTGTCAAGGAAAACTGGTAG
- the LOC132634726 gene encoding probable serine/threonine-protein kinase WNK10 isoform X2: MRLRLLKYHQTRDTFGYKAFDKIDGIEVAWNQICIDDALQSPQHLERIYSEVHLLRMLKHENIIKLYSSWVDDVNKSINMITELFSSGSLRQYRRKHKTVDTKAIKNWARQILQGLHYLHSHNPPVIHRDLKCDNIFINGNNGEVKLGDLGLATIMEQPTARSVIGTPEFMAPELYDEEYNELVDIYSFGMCILELITCEYPYNECRNQAQIYKKVTSGIKPASLAKVTDPHVKLFVEKCLAPVSIRLSAVELLEDPFLSSESLITPIGDHFQPSNVVSEAQSLAKSIFMDVDLAQKLQSDMCIENKTRSSQFSNLDFVKRNERNEFRLHGDKHDDHSIAFSLRIAELTGRIRHVHFVFCIDVDTVMSIASEMAEELELSNDDVATIAELIADFISKLSTSQKYSFGSSPEVNNSSNDSTLIIEDHVIGELGITSLNQGSTSASNVECKNVLRSLGNELECAKGPKIRALNNNEGSLGDVVMSDCTKNSGISFDSSRNATSNDFISSLSSLSFIDGANNKNQLQDLKLELDAINMQYQHSCRELLRMRVEAIENARKEWTGK; encoded by the exons ATGAGGCTGAGGTTGTTGAAGTATCACCAGACAAGAGATACATTCGG CTATAAGGCGTTCGACAAAATTGACGGAATAGAAGTTGCTTGGAATCAAATTTGCATAGATGATGCTTTGCAGTCACCTCAACATTTGGAGAGGATATATTCGGAGGTTCATTTGTTGAGAATGTTGAAGCATGAAAACATTATAAAATTGTATTCCTCCTGGGTGGACGATGTGAACAAAAGCATTAATATGATCACTGAATTATTTAGTTCAGGGAGCTTAAGGCA ATATCGGAGGAAGCACAAGACTGTTGACACAAAAGCCATTAAAAATTGGGCTAGACAAATTCTCCAAGGTTTACATTATCTCCATAGTCACAATCCACCAGTTATACATAGAGACTTGAAATGTGACAATATATTTATCAATGGAAATAATGGAGAAGTTAAACTTGGAGATCTTGGACTGGCAACAATTATGGAGCAGCCTACTGCTCGAAGTGTTATTG GTACCCCTGAATTTATGGCACCAGAGCTATATGATGAAGAATATAATGAACTTGTTGAcatttattcttttggcatgtgtATCTTGGAGCTAATAACATGTGAATATCCATATAATGAGTGTAGAAATCAAGCACAAATTTATAAAAAAGTCACGTCG GGAATAAAGCCAGCTTCTTTAGCGAAAGTAACAGATCCTCATGTAAAACTATTTGTGGAGAAATGTTTGGCCCCGGTATCCATAAGATTGAGTGCAGTTGAACTTTTGGAAGACCCATTTCTTTCATCTGAAAGCTTGATTACCCCCATAGGTGATCATTTTCAGCCCTCAAATGTTGTGTCTGAAGCACAAAGTCTGGCAAAGTCAATTTTCATGGACGTAGACCTTGCACAGAAGTTACAGAGTGACATGTGCATAGAAAACAAGACCAGATCTTCTCAGTTTTCTAATCTAGACTTCGTGAAACGTAATGAAAGAAACGAATTTAGGTTACACGGTGATAAGCATGATGACCATTCAATTGCATTCTCACTGCGAATTGCTGAGTTGACTG GTCGGATCAGGCATGTGCACTTTGTATTTTGTATTGATGTTGACACCGTGATGTCAATAGCTAGTGAGATGGCAGAGGAGCTTGAGTTGTCGAACGACGATGTGGCGACAATAGCAGAATTGATTGCCGACTTCATTTCCAAACTCTCAACAAGCCAGAAATATTCTTTTGGGAGTTCCCCTGAAGTGAATAACTCATCCAACGATTCGACTTTGATAATAGAAGATCATGTGATTGGAGAACTAGGCATTACATCTTTGAATCAAGGGAGTACATCAGCCTCAAATGTGGAGTGTAAAAATGTTTTAAGATCTCTTGGCAATGAGTTAGAATGCGCCAAAGGTCCCAAAATCCGTGCTCTAAACAACAATGAGGGTAGTCTTGGTGATGTTGTGATGAGTGACTGTACCAAAAATTCAGGGATCTCCTTTGATAGCTCGCGAAATGCCACATCTAATGATTTCATCTCTAgcctctcttctctctcttttatCGACGGGGCAAATAACAAAAATCAATTGCAGGATCTCAAGTTGGAACTTGATGCCATCAATATGCAGTATCAACATTCTTGTCGTGAACTCTTGAGAATGAGAGTGGAGGCAATTGAAAATGCTAGAAAGGAGTGGACTGGTAAATAG